A window of the Verminephrobacter eiseniae EF01-2 genome harbors these coding sequences:
- a CDS encoding nitrilase-related carbon-nitrogen hydrolase codes for MNQNLIKVAAAQIDGAYGDIGANLSRHLGLIAQARAGAVGLLVFPELSLCGHSAGKDALRLAMTRDDPVIAALAEASTDLHTVFGFIEEAPAGQFYNSQATVAHGKLIHVHRKVQLATYGKLRDGLYYAAGTVCGSFPLDARWQMATPICADLWNPALVHALACDGATLLAAPVSSAREAVGAGFDNPSAWDINLRFYALTYGVAIVMANRVGSEGMMSFWGGSRILDPFGQTVALGSASEEGLIIGEIDYESVRQARFLLPTVRDARALRQRAAKHALAQD; via the coding sequence ATGAACCAGAACCTGATCAAGGTCGCCGCAGCGCAGATCGACGGCGCCTATGGCGATATCGGCGCAAACCTGAGCCGCCACCTCGGCCTCATTGCGCAGGCCCGCGCCGGCGCTGTGGGCTTGCTGGTCTTTCCTGAGCTGTCGCTGTGCGGGCACAGCGCCGGCAAGGATGCCTTGAGGCTGGCCATGACCCGCGACGACCCGGTGATTGCCGCGCTTGCAGAGGCGAGCACGGATTTGCACACCGTGTTCGGCTTCATCGAGGAAGCCCCCGCCGGCCAGTTTTACAACAGCCAGGCGACGGTCGCCCATGGCAAGCTCATCCATGTGCACCGCAAGGTGCAACTGGCAACCTACGGCAAGTTGAGGGATGGGCTGTACTACGCTGCCGGCACGGTGTGCGGGAGTTTTCCGCTCGATGCGCGCTGGCAGATGGCCACGCCCATCTGCGCGGATTTGTGGAACCCGGCGCTGGTGCACGCGCTCGCCTGCGATGGCGCCACCTTGCTCGCAGCGCCGGTCAGTTCCGCCCGCGAAGCGGTGGGAGCCGGCTTCGACAATCCCTCCGCCTGGGACATCAACCTGCGCTTTTACGCGCTCACCTATGGCGTAGCCATCGTCATGGCCAACCGCGTAGGCAGCGAGGGAATGATGAGCTTCTGGGGCGGCTCGCGCATCCTCGACCCCTTCGGCCAGACGGTCGCGCTTGGCAGCGCCAGTGAAGAGGGCTTGATCATCGGTGAGATCGACTATGAGTCGGTGCGCCAGGCGCGCTTTTTGTTGCCCACCGTGCGGGATGCGCGCGCCTTGCGCCAGCGGGCCGCAAAACACGCCCTGGCCCAGGACTGA
- a CDS encoding acyl-CoA dehydrogenase family protein encodes MQDFLLDDADRMFRAEVRAFLQRELAPRAVAIEDRQDWSAVKQVVRALGAAGYLRLMFADLYQGSLAQPGLTHATVLSEEAAYLNYAFETTIATALSCAYPLHRHASRRLCDTYLAPILDGAAIGAICVTETNVGSDSAGMETRMVFDAKTNEWVIDGFKRYISNASVADVYIVYGMASAGMTAIAVPGHAPGIRFPRNYTFMGRRGSLVGEVEFKDCRVSAEHLLGEPGGGSRIMRGMFNFERVILGGSGLGVARSAFDIAVAHAQQRQSFGQALGCKQLIWDKIAQMSWRIDAAELLTYRASKMYDAGSDGKALMKEAAMAKLVATETANFCANETVQILGGDGITKEFGRAEQIYRDARALTIVGGTSEMAKYLIASRDLPGLRITL; translated from the coding sequence ATGCAGGATTTTCTTCTCGATGATGCCGACCGGATGTTCCGCGCCGAAGTCCGCGCCTTTTTGCAGCGCGAACTGGCGCCACGAGCGGTCGCCATCGAAGACCGGCAAGACTGGTCTGCCGTGAAGCAAGTGGTGCGCGCACTTGGCGCGGCCGGTTACCTGCGGCTGATGTTTGCCGACCTGTACCAGGGCAGCCTGGCCCAGCCCGGCCTCACCCATGCAACCGTGCTTTCCGAAGAAGCCGCCTACCTCAACTACGCCTTCGAGACCACCATCGCAACGGCGTTGAGTTGCGCCTACCCCCTGCATCGCCATGCCAGCCGCCGCCTGTGCGACACCTATCTGGCGCCGATTCTCGATGGCGCCGCGATTGGCGCCATCTGCGTGACGGAAACCAATGTCGGCAGCGATTCGGCAGGCATGGAAACGCGCATGGTGTTTGACGCCAAGACCAATGAATGGGTCATCGATGGCTTCAAGCGCTATATCTCCAACGCTTCCGTGGCCGATGTGTATATCGTCTATGGCATGGCAAGCGCCGGGATGACGGCCATTGCCGTGCCGGGCCATGCGCCCGGCATCCGGTTTCCGCGCAATTACACCTTCATGGGGCGGCGCGGCTCTCTCGTGGGCGAAGTTGAATTCAAGGACTGCCGCGTATCGGCTGAGCACTTGCTCGGCGAGCCGGGCGGCGGGTCGCGCATCATGCGCGGCATGTTCAATTTCGAGCGCGTCATCCTCGGCGGCTCAGGTCTTGGCGTTGCGCGCAGCGCATTCGATATCGCGGTGGCGCATGCGCAGCAGCGCCAGAGTTTCGGCCAGGCGCTCGGTTGCAAACAACTGATCTGGGACAAGATCGCGCAGATGAGCTGGAGAATCGATGCGGCAGAGCTGCTCACCTATCGGGCCAGCAAAATGTATGACGCCGGCAGCGACGGCAAGGCGCTGATGAAGGAAGCTGCCATGGCAAAACTGGTCGCCACCGAAACGGCAAACTTCTGCGCCAATGAAACCGTGCAGATTCTCGGCGGCGACGGCATCACCAAGGAGTTCGGTCGCGCCGAACAGATTTACCGCGACGCGCGCGCGCTCACCATCGTTGGCGGCACCTCCGAGATGGCCAAGTACCTGATCGCCAGCCGTGATTTGCCCGGTCTGCGGATCACGCTCTGA
- a CDS encoding class I adenylate-forming enzyme family protein, whose product MPTIASLFENTVSKYPDRPALACGASTLSYAAWNARVRRFAQALFNLGVRQMDRVAILQKTSEATPTAYMACQLLGAIAVPMNHRLSPDEAAYILRDAGARAVIYDDAMLPLMGKMVLALPDLRTFIRVRSAASDVSDVSGASGASGASGAPDAPGLPKHHHCFEALIDGATRLDAPLPQPGAEDISAIVYTSGTTGRPKGAIHTHGNDVAIATNCVMEYSLTCTDVALHIAPLYHVGGMQAYFLPHMVVGAANVILPRYTALTTLEAIARHRVTTLFAVPTQIQDMLFHPDFAAMDVSSLRMITTGGAAIAAATMQRVIHEFCPRVFNGYGMTEASLTLLLHPRDALAHLGSCGKPTLISTCRVIRNDPERRVAASETLAAGEVGQLIVRGPQLVARYWNDPAETEKKFRDGWLYTGDLFSVDDAGYFHFHGRADDMIVSGGENIYPREIEEVLYHCPGVQEAAVIGLPDPKWGQAVTAFVVKSDIDLLAAEVIAFCKASLTSYKCPKQVFFLDQLPRNPSGKILRRELAPQPGVSA is encoded by the coding sequence ATGCCCACCATCGCCTCCCTCTTTGAAAACACCGTCAGCAAATACCCCGACCGCCCGGCCCTCGCCTGCGGCGCCAGCACACTTTCCTATGCCGCCTGGAATGCGCGTGTCCGACGCTTTGCGCAAGCCCTGTTCAACCTGGGGGTGCGCCAGATGGACCGGGTTGCCATCCTGCAAAAGACCTCCGAGGCAACACCGACCGCGTACATGGCCTGCCAGTTGCTCGGCGCGATTGCCGTGCCGATGAATCATCGGCTCTCGCCCGATGAGGCGGCCTACATCCTGCGCGATGCCGGCGCCCGCGCCGTGATCTACGACGATGCGATGCTGCCGCTCATGGGCAAGATGGTGCTGGCGCTGCCGGACCTGCGCACCTTCATCCGCGTGCGCAGCGCAGCGTCCGATGTGTCCGATGTGTCCGGTGCGTCCGGTGCGTCCGGTGCGTCCGGTGCGCCCGATGCGCCCGGCCTGCCAAAACACCATCATTGCTTCGAGGCGCTGATCGATGGCGCCACACGGCTCGATGCGCCGCTGCCGCAACCGGGCGCGGAGGATATCTCGGCCATCGTCTACACCTCCGGCACGACCGGGCGTCCGAAAGGCGCGATTCACACCCACGGCAATGATGTGGCGATTGCGACCAACTGCGTGATGGAGTACAGCCTGACCTGCACCGACGTGGCGCTGCATATCGCGCCGCTGTATCACGTCGGCGGCATGCAAGCCTATTTCCTGCCGCACATGGTGGTGGGCGCTGCCAACGTGATCTTGCCGCGTTACACAGCGCTGACCACGCTGGAGGCGATTGCGCGCCATCGCGTCACCACCTTGTTCGCAGTGCCCACGCAAATTCAGGACATGCTGTTCCACCCCGACTTCGCCGCCATGGATGTCAGCAGCCTGCGCATGATCACCACAGGCGGCGCCGCCATTGCTGCGGCCACGATGCAGCGCGTCATCCATGAGTTTTGCCCCCGCGTCTTCAACGGCTATGGCATGACCGAAGCCAGTCTGACCCTGCTGCTGCATCCGCGCGATGCCTTGGCGCATCTCGGCTCCTGCGGCAAGCCGACCCTGATCAGCACCTGCCGCGTCATCAGGAACGACCCTGAACGCAGGGTCGCCGCCAGCGAGACCCTGGCTGCCGGCGAGGTCGGACAACTCATCGTGCGAGGCCCGCAACTGGTTGCCCGCTACTGGAACGACCCCGCTGAAACGGAAAAAAAATTCAGGGATGGCTGGCTCTACACAGGCGACCTTTTCAGCGTCGATGACGCCGGATATTTTCACTTTCATGGACGCGCCGACGACATGATCGTGTCCGGCGGCGAAAACATCTATCCGCGCGAAATCGAGGAAGTCCTGTACCACTGCCCCGGCGTGCAAGAGGCCGCCGTGATTGGCCTGCCCGACCCGAAATGGGGGCAGGCCGTCACGGCCTTCGTGGTCAAGAGCGATATCGATCTCCTTGCCGCCGAGGTCATCGCCTTCTGCAAGGCCAGCCTCACGTCGTACAAATGCCCGAAACAAGTGTTCTTCCTCGACCAGTTGCCGCGCAACCCCAGTGGCAAGATATTGCGCAGGGAACTGGCACCGCAACCGGGAGTCTCGGCATGA
- a CDS encoding enoyl-CoA hydratase/isomerase family protein: MSQAVLYEQDAAIVTPTLHRPATRNALTDMEMIDALAARLSCAQADARVRMIVPTGAGPAFSSGGNIEHMRDALGLLQTIAENPPASCACPNGPCGKGSGWTCPACWNRQPHFKALRTARQTTVRRSPRRFKNARRCVPET, translated from the coding sequence ATGAGCCAAGCTGTGCTGTACGAGCAGGATGCAGCCATCGTCACGCCGACCCTCCACCGGCCAGCCACGCGCAATGCCCTGACCGACATGGAGATGATCGATGCGCTGGCGGCGCGCCTGTCCTGCGCGCAGGCCGATGCCCGCGTGCGCATGATCGTGCCGACCGGCGCCGGGCCAGCCTTCTCGTCGGGCGGCAACATCGAGCACATGCGCGACGCGCTTGGCCTGTTGCAAACGATTGCCGAGAATCCCCCGGCGTCTTGCGCATGTCCAAACGGCCCATGCGGGAAGGGCAGCGGATGGACCTGCCCAGCCTGCTGGAATCGTCAGCCGCATTTCAAGGCATTGCGCACCGCACGGCAGACCACCGTGCGGCGCTCGCCGCGACGTTTCAAAAACGCCCGTCGATGCGTGCCGGAGACTTAG
- a CDS encoding MmgE/PrpD family protein yields MDTPAFIHRLAFEDLPAAVVEQGRLCLLDLLGVALAGRQTALSRIASDHAVEFFGAGKLRSRILFDGRSASPVGAGMAGAMTIDSCDGHDGHAQTKGHVGVTVLPALLALADRRHDMPAMPAMGSREFLTALVLGYEIGTRAGIALHASACDYHTSGAWNALAAAALAARLLPLDIQQTREALGIAEYHGPRSQMMRCIDHPTMVKDGSGWGCMAGLSAGFLAQRGFTGAPALTLEQPAAQVYWDDLGTRWRILEQYFKPQPVCRWAHPAIDAAQALRRRHGLASEQIRSVRIATFHHATRLSHPQPATTEQAQYSLPFPVAVALKYGAVRFDALTGEALEDAEVLRLSHAIRAEERAEFSARFPEQRVADVRIELFDGRHFDSGPTQASGDPDLPLAASAIRQKFWRFAEGVHSKPQELANRVERLGADDTPIAPLLDLVLGELQRHRSSHRGMT; encoded by the coding sequence ATGGACACGCCCGCGTTCATCCATCGCCTGGCATTCGAGGACCTACCCGCAGCGGTCGTCGAGCAAGGCAGGCTGTGCCTGCTCGATCTCCTGGGCGTGGCGCTGGCGGGCCGGCAGACCGCCTTGTCGCGCATCGCCAGCGACCATGCGGTCGAATTCTTTGGCGCTGGCAAGCTGCGCTCGCGCATTCTCTTCGACGGGCGCAGCGCCAGTCCTGTCGGCGCAGGCATGGCGGGCGCGATGACCATCGATAGCTGCGACGGCCACGATGGCCATGCGCAAACCAAGGGGCATGTCGGCGTGACCGTGCTGCCGGCATTGCTGGCGCTGGCCGATCGGCGCCATGACATGCCTGCCATGCCAGCCATGGGCAGCAGGGAATTTCTCACCGCGCTGGTGCTGGGCTACGAGATCGGCACGCGCGCCGGCATTGCCCTGCATGCCAGCGCCTGCGACTACCACACGTCCGGCGCCTGGAACGCGCTGGCAGCCGCCGCGCTCGCTGCCCGCCTGTTGCCGCTGGACATCCAACAGACCCGCGAGGCGCTCGGCATTGCCGAATACCACGGGCCGCGCAGCCAGATGATGCGCTGCATCGACCACCCGACCATGGTCAAGGATGGCTCAGGCTGGGGCTGCATGGCGGGACTCAGCGCAGGCTTTCTGGCGCAGCGAGGCTTTACCGGCGCACCCGCGCTCACCCTCGAGCAGCCCGCAGCCCAGGTGTATTGGGACGATCTCGGCACCCGCTGGCGCATCCTGGAGCAATACTTCAAGCCGCAGCCGGTCTGTCGCTGGGCGCATCCCGCCATCGATGCGGCACAGGCGCTGCGGCGCCGGCACGGCCTTGCGAGCGAGCAGATCCGCTCGGTGCGCATCGCCACCTTTCACCATGCAACGCGACTGTCCCACCCGCAGCCGGCCACGACCGAACAGGCGCAATACAGCCTGCCCTTCCCGGTGGCAGTGGCGCTGAAATACGGCGCGGTCAGATTCGACGCGCTGACAGGCGAGGCCCTCGAGGATGCCGAAGTCTTGCGCTTGAGCCACGCCATTCGCGCAGAGGAACGCGCCGAATTCAGTGCGCGCTTTCCCGAGCAACGCGTAGCCGACGTGAGGATCGAACTATTCGATGGCCGCCACTTCGACTCCGGGCCGACCCAGGCATCAGGCGACCCGGACTTGCCGCTTGCTGCCAGCGCGATTCGGCAAAAATTCTGGCGCTTTGCCGAAGGCGTGCACAGCAAACCGCAGGAATTGGCAAACCGGGTTGAACGGCTAGGCGCGGATGACACCCCGATCGCGCCCCTGCTCGACCTGGTGCTTGGCGAACTTCAGCGCCATCGATCTTCGCATCGAGGGATGACATAA
- a CDS encoding GlxA family transcriptional regulator translates to MKPDPVLTQRMGFFLVPHFSMMALSSATEPLRAANRVAGKPLYSWHLVSADGEPVPSSSGFALLPEFAMTLAPEFSHFFVVASIGVADYRNQQVFQFLRRYAASGRPLGGISLGSMILARAGLLDQRRCTIHWEALRALADEFPAIEVCRDLYCVDGNRLTCAGGTAAMDLMLELIARQHSRQLAVEVADQFLHTRIRSAAESQKMAIEWRYGVADRRIVNAITLMEQNIERPIPMKTIASLVGISPRQFERMWWKHFNMRPSQFYIELRLKAAQKLLHESTWSLLDIAMRCGFTGASHFGRCYRKLFDRTPGEERNATPR, encoded by the coding sequence ATGAAACCCGACCCAGTCCTGACCCAACGCATGGGTTTCTTTCTGGTGCCGCATTTTTCGATGATGGCCCTCAGTTCCGCCACCGAACCGCTGCGCGCAGCCAACCGGGTGGCAGGCAAGCCGCTCTACAGTTGGCACCTGGTCAGTGCCGACGGCGAGCCGGTACCCTCGAGCTCCGGCTTTGCCCTGCTGCCCGAATTTGCCATGACCCTGGCGCCGGAATTTAGCCATTTCTTTGTCGTGGCAAGCATTGGCGTGGCGGATTATCGCAACCAGCAAGTGTTTCAGTTCTTGAGGCGCTATGCCGCCAGCGGGCGGCCACTCGGCGGCATCAGCCTTGGCTCCATGATCCTGGCGCGGGCCGGGCTGCTCGACCAGCGGCGTTGCACGATACACTGGGAAGCCTTGAGAGCGCTGGCCGACGAGTTCCCGGCAATCGAGGTCTGCCGCGACCTTTACTGCGTCGACGGCAACCGCCTGACCTGCGCCGGCGGCACGGCGGCCATGGACCTGATGCTGGAACTCATCGCCCGCCAGCATAGCCGCCAACTCGCCGTCGAAGTGGCCGACCAGTTCCTGCACACGCGCATACGCAGCGCCGCAGAAAGCCAGAAGATGGCCATCGAATGGCGCTACGGCGTTGCAGACCGGCGCATCGTCAACGCCATCACGCTGATGGAACAAAACATCGAGCGGCCCATTCCGATGAAAACCATCGCCTCTCTGGTCGGCATCTCGCCGCGCCAGTTTGAGCGGATGTGGTGGAAGCACTTCAATATGCGCCCATCGCAGTTCTACATCGAGCTGCGCTTGAAGGCGGCGCAAAAACTGCTGCACGAATCGACCTGGTCGCTGCTCGACATCGCCATGCGCTGCGGCTTTACCGGAGCATCCCATTTTGGCCGCTGCTACCGGAAATTATTTGATCGCACACCGGGCGAAGAACGCAACGCTACGCCCCGTTGA
- a CDS encoding efflux transporter outer membrane subunit — MIERRQSIAATAAIAATRTLPLRLCAVALLMTQAGCSVMTTAYERPAAPVPASYALAAADAPQGAASLLPWQDYFADPRLRQLLDIALTNNRDLRVAMLNVEQTRAQFQLRRADLYPGVDLNAKASRARATDGKPNPSFGLGLAVTAWEIDFFGRIARLKDQALAQYLASQEGRNAAQLSLVASVANGWLNLLADEELLGLSRQTLASRESSARLTRMRLDAGVVSELDWRQAESLTQDARATLAQQQRQRAVDENALALLLGQALPDDIRASLARSRLADAPALVPLPAGLPSELLTRRPDIRQAEQQLIAAKASMDAARAAFFPHITLTAQAGTASDALSGLFHGGSWGFSIAPSLLLALFDAGRNQAQLEVSEAVRSIAVAQYEKAIQTAFREVSDALAGQATLGEQVQARQNQAQAEAASLRLAELRYLNGVASHLDLLDAQRSLFSTQQAVVQTRLAQLQNQVTLYKALGGGAPDTVAKAPS, encoded by the coding sequence ATGATTGAACGCCGCCAATCCATTGCCGCCACTGCCGCCATTGCGGCAACGCGCACATTGCCGCTTCGCCTCTGCGCCGTCGCGCTGCTGATGACCCAGGCCGGCTGCTCGGTCATGACCACCGCCTACGAGCGCCCTGCGGCACCGGTGCCGGCGAGCTACGCATTGGCAGCGGCAGACGCCCCGCAAGGCGCTGCCAGCCTGCTGCCTTGGCAGGACTACTTTGCCGACCCGCGGCTGCGCCAACTGCTGGACATTGCGCTGACCAACAACCGCGATTTGCGCGTGGCGATGCTGAACGTCGAACAGACGCGCGCCCAGTTCCAACTGCGCCGCGCAGACCTGTACCCCGGCGTCGACCTGAACGCCAAGGCCAGCCGCGCGCGCGCCACGGACGGCAAGCCGAACCCGTCGTTTGGCCTGGGCCTGGCCGTGACGGCCTGGGAGATCGACTTCTTTGGCCGCATCGCGCGCCTGAAGGATCAGGCCCTGGCCCAGTATCTGGCCAGCCAGGAGGGGCGCAACGCCGCGCAACTCAGCCTGGTAGCGTCCGTGGCCAACGGCTGGCTGAACCTGCTGGCGGATGAAGAACTGCTCGGCCTGTCGCGCCAGACGCTGGCCTCGCGCGAGTCCTCGGCGCGCCTGACCCGGATGCGTCTGGATGCCGGCGTGGTCTCGGAACTCGACTGGCGCCAGGCCGAGTCGCTGACGCAGGACGCCCGGGCCACATTGGCCCAACAGCAGCGGCAGCGAGCCGTCGACGAAAACGCCCTCGCCCTGCTGCTGGGCCAGGCCTTGCCGGACGACATCCGCGCCAGCCTGGCGCGCAGCCGGCTGGCCGATGCGCCGGCGCTGGTGCCACTGCCAGCGGGCCTGCCGTCGGAACTGCTCACGCGCCGCCCGGACATCCGCCAGGCCGAGCAGCAGCTGATCGCGGCCAAGGCCAGCATGGATGCTGCGCGGGCAGCATTCTTCCCGCACATCACGCTCACCGCCCAGGCCGGCACGGCCAGCGACGCGCTATCGGGCTTGTTCCATGGCGGGTCGTGGGGATTCTCGATCGCGCCGTCGCTGCTGCTGGCACTGTTCGACGCCGGCCGCAACCAGGCCCAACTCGAAGTCTCCGAGGCCGTCCGCAGCATCGCCGTCGCGCAGTACGAGAAAGCCATACAGACCGCTTTCCGTGAAGTGTCCGACGCGCTGGCCGGCCAGGCGACGCTGGGCGAACAGGTTCAGGCCCGGCAAAACCAGGCACAGGCGGAGGCGGCGAGCCTGCGGCTGGCCGAACTGCGCTACCTCAATGGCGTGGCCAGCCACCTGGACCTGCTCGACGCCCAGCGCTCCCTGTTCAGCACCCAGCAGGCCGTGGTGCAGACGCGGCTGGCGCAGTTGCAAAACCAGGTGACGCTGTACAAAGCGCTGGGCGGCGGCGCCCCGGATACGGTTGCCAAGGCGCCCTCCTGA